A stretch of Branchiostoma lanceolatum isolate klBraLanc5 chromosome 14, klBraLanc5.hap2, whole genome shotgun sequence DNA encodes these proteins:
- the LOC136448768 gene encoding uncharacterized protein gives MKRKKYTPIIAFVNSQVHKAACSCPAGFYSYYRTCPGGLGKCNHIGGLLFAIEAFNKTDLKEQPTPVSCTSKSSTWNVPRNDKVSTHLGIAPLQVEAQPITGIRLGKIRYGKETKFLKTSHYDPRAPHQREVDVTALAILKRTIQADQPESMFHLYGEGCSGNPTPSDACRAESGDASGNPTPSDACRAESGDASGNPTPSDACRAESGDASGNPTPSDACRAESGDASGNLTPSDACRAESGDARPAPTDPSDHDSHLPDLPFNDHYDFSTRSFIHMMDTYIKTATLTKEEQINIEEETRGQSSSTAWKEKRKEKLTASNFKSAITCTVEPSNKINAMLYNSFSTAATEYGNRNEAAAVEEYVNLIQEEHPGAHCVETGLILSLERPWLGASVDGLVRQDGQTIGGLEVKCPSSKQGMSVQEASQDSKFFLKQVDSCVTLKKSHKYYDQVQGTVVILYGSILWFTSDQVTSFVSEFLLTWSGSRETSQSSIISLRLLCSQSC, from the exons ATGAAGCGAAAGAAGTACACTCCCATCATCGCCTTTGTGAACAGCCAGGTGCACAAAGCAGCATGCTCATGTCCGGCAGG ATTCTATTCTTACTACAGGACATGCCCTGGTGGACTTGGAAAGTGCAACCACATTGGTGGCCTGTTATTCGCCATCGAAGCCTTCAACAAAACCGACCTGAAGGAGCAGCCTACGCCTGTGTCGTGTACGTCAAAGTCGTCTACCTGGAATGTGCCTCGTAATGATAAGGTTAGCACTCATCTGGGTATAGCACCATTAC AGGTTGAAGCCCAGCCAATAACTGGCATAAGATTGGGCAAGATTCGATATGGGAAGGAGACTAAGTTTCTCAAGACTAGTCACTACGACCCGAGGGCACCCCACCAGAGGGAGGTGGACGTGACAGCTCTGGCTATTCTCAAGAGGACAATACAAGCTGATCAGCCAGAATCAATGTTCCATCTGTATGGGGAAGGATGCAGTGGCAACCCAACACCTTCAGATGCATGCCGGGCAGAAAGTGGGGACGCCAGTGGAAACCCAACACCTTCAGATGCATGCCGGGCAGAAAGTGGGGACGCCAGTGGAAACCCAACACCTTCAGATGCATGCCGGGCAGAAAGTGGGGACGCCAGTGGAAACCCAACTCCTTCAGATGCATGCCGGGCAGAAAGTGGGGACGCCAGTGGAAACCTAACACCTTCAGATGCATGCCGGGCAGAAAGTGGGGACGCCAGGCCAGCCCCTACAGACCCCAGTGACCATGACTCACATCTACCAGACCTTCCTTTTAACGATCACTATGACTTTTCTACCAGATCGTTTATACACATGATGGACACCTATATAAAGACAGCAACACTCACAAAAGAAGAACAGATCAACATAGAAGAGGAAACAAGAGGACAGTCTAGCAGCACTGcttggaaagaaaaaagaaaggaaaaactgACAGCATCAAACTTTAAGTCTGCCATTACCTGTACTGTGGAGCCATCCAACAAAATAAATGCCATGCTATACAACAGCTTCTCTACTGCAGCAACTGAATATGGGAACCGTAATGAGGCTGCTGCAGTAGAGGAATATGTTAACCTCATTCAAGAAGAACACCCTGGCGCACACTGTGTTGAGACTGGACTCATTTTGTCCTTAGAGAGACCTTGGCTTGGTGCCTCAGTGGACGGATTGGTTCGTCAAGATGGTCAAACCATCGGAGGCCTGGAAGTCAAGTGTCCTTCCTCAAAGCAGGGCATGTCCGTACAAGAAGCCAGTCAGGACAGTAAGTTCTTCTTGAAACAGGTAGACAGTTGTGTCACTCTGAAGAAGAGTCATAAGTATTACGATCAAGTACAGGGTACTGTTGTGATCTTGTATGGGTCGATATTGTGGTTTACTTCGGACCAGGTAACATCTTTCGTGAGCGAATTTTTGCTGACGTGGAGTGGCAGCAGAGAAACCTCCCAAAGCTCGATCATTTCTTTAAGACTGCTTTGCTCCCAGAGCTGTTGA